In one Leishmania panamensis strain MHOM/PA/94/PSC-1 chromosome 14 sequence genomic region, the following are encoded:
- a CDS encoding kinesin K39, putative (TriTrypDB/GeneDB-style sysID: LpmP.14.1090.B~disrupted due to non-sequenced internal amino acid repeat): protein LVEQERDSTTADLEERLRDAKKRSAELASQLGTTVAAKTLVEQDLIMMKANLEERLRDAKKRAAELSSQLASTAAAKTLVEQERIMTRADLEERLRDAKKRAAELASQLASTASAKKQLEQERDSTMADLEERLRGAEERAAELASQLASTAAAKTLVEQERDSTRAKLEERLRESERKVSVIEALLRETKCKCEARVAGLKEECEKLKVDAVKYAKKVRVLESEKRIDVARLQAHRDALHRKE from the coding sequence TtggtggagcaggagcgTGACAGCACGACGGCGGAcctggaggagcggctgcgtgaCGCAAAGAAACGCTCAGCGGAGCTGGCGAGCCAGCTGGGGACTACTGTTGCTGCGAAGACGCTGGTGGAGCAGGATCTCATCATGATGAAGGCGAATctggaggagcggctgcgtgaCGCCAAGAAACGCGCCGCGGAGCTGTCGAGCCAGCTGGcgtccactgctgctgcgaagaCGTtggtggagcaggagcgcatcATGACGAGGGCGGATctggaggagcggctgcgtgaCGCCAAGAAACGCGCCGCGGAGCTGGCGAGCCAGCTGGCGTCTACTGCTTCTGCGAAGAAAcagctggagcaggagcgcgaCAGCACGATGGCGGAcctggaggagcggctgcggggTGCCGAGGAGCGCGCCGCGGAGCTGGCGAGCCAGCTGGcgtccactgctgctgcgaagacgctggtggagcaggagcgTGACAGCACGAGGgcgaagctggaggagcggctgcgggaGTCCGAGAGAAAGGTTTCTGTGATAGAAGCGTTGTTGAGGGAGACAAAGTGTAAGTGTGAAGCTCGTGTTGCGGGGCTCAAAGAGGAGTGCGAAAAGTTGAAGGTTGATGCAGTGAAGTATGCGAAGAAGGTGCGAGTTCTGGAGTCTGAAAAGCGTATCGATGTTGCCCGACTGCAAGCGCATCGTGATGCCCTTCACCGAAAGGAGTGA
- a CDS encoding hypothetical protein (TriTrypDB/GeneDB-style sysID: LpmP.14.1100), with amino-acid sequence MSSPKSALPPPGGSRNDGGRSPLPLTHTAAAANTAASSAASSPVTAVSPTTTAAQQGRAAAPSKHIAPSPAQVAAADGDVSPRSICVVSVSKESTSVCSAVDDSSDTSPTARPVAGSLRRSALPPFTPTVAAAPLTKGGLAASGGWDFLRKCMRVTTRDDTGDAVTQLVCGFNPSVLLGDVAGSVERSRRRVILDSASYLVPYDGEAVAQRMGSAATMSSSTVWSVCVAAAYGSCDSQAAMTGSNGGDLFINMRCHGGADPAGLDNRRSASALDPAFMPNTGGASLGTSLQRAGATAAAAAGVRTSMDCGYLWGSSFTTPSTVPRTTMESALAVAKESPGLVLTWFLVPLPASTIPRKEAPFTGATAAPGGGFMSNVCGDRTAIPEYIVILLPLVCDSEVTTLLAHPLQPSTLLGGTRCGRIVQWSSGQVWAQMEPRRLLERALATTGTTTTLLLPPQRPVHSSFPSPQAHQAPVLRMAIHGDASCHRLYSISQEGKVCTWTALQPLHPTASYLSYLGIQPMGSIGVTAQFVERAGTDAMTKVFIGTTSGALLVGANRDAKSIELQYYGPPRPLPTSSTVIGTLDVTATLAYPNTAAAASTASSRDVAGAAPPTPVTGSLEYPTGAAASVPEQGMYHRLAAMSSSSLATATAARRVLAPALQPHRGRIVSMSLQTAANGLRGCDCVVSAATDGSCVAWFDRSVTPLEGFSSAVTSVCWSPTKPGVLAAGDASGLVTVWAVNTSIITPVATVSLREAGHRVRGNTSSDGVLWVVSGPSDVAAGAGGVTAGGGTFGFDGDDDEADVVDSENVDASLGQADVVGAAISSVFFSCDGQWLFASTARGYVYTLHLAASLV; translated from the coding sequence ATGTCTTCGCCAAAGTcggcactgccaccgccgggTGGTAGTCGCAACGATGGAGGGCGGTCACCTCTACCGTTGActcacaccgccgccgccgccaacacTGCCGCCTCTTCTGCAGCCTCATCGCCTGTCACGGCGGTCTCGCCGACTACCACAGCTGCACAACAGGGGCGCGCAGCGGCCCCGAGTAAGCACATCGCACCCTCACCGGCGCaagttgccgccgccgacgggGACGTCTCGCCTCGATCAATTTGTGTGGTGTCAGTCAGCAAGGAGAGCACGTCGGTGTGCTCCGCTGTGGACGACTCCTCCGACACTTCTCCCACTGCGCGTCCTGTTGCTGGGTCGCTTCGTCgatcagcgctgccgccattcACCCCAAcggtcgccgccgcacctcTAACAAAGGGGGGTCTGGCTGCCTCTGGGGGCTGGGACTTCCTACGAAAGTGCATGCGTGTCACAACGCGGGATGACACTGGGGATGCGGTGACACAGCTGGTCTGCGGCTTCAACCCTTCTGTGCTACTCGGGGATGTGGCCGGGTCTGTCGAACGTAGCCGCCGACGCGTCATCTTGGACTCCGCCTCGTACCTCGTGCCCTATGACGGCGAGGCTGTCGCTCAACGAATGGGCAGTGCTGCCACGATGTCCTCGTCGACGGTGTGGTCGGTgtgcgtggcagcagcataCGGATCGTGCGACTCCCAGGCTGCGATGACCGGCAGCAATGGCGGTGATTTGTTCATCAATATGCGTtgccatggcggcgctgatCCGGCGGGGCTGGACAATCGcaggagcgccagcgcaCTGGACCCGGCGTTCATGCCCAACACAGGTGGAGCCTCTCTCGGGACGTCCCTGCAGCGCGccggtgccactgctgcggctgctgcgggggTGCGTACCTCCATGGATTGCGGGTACCTGTGGGGttcctccttcaccacaCCGTCGACCGTGCCGCGCACCACGATGGAGTCGGccctggcggtggcgaaggagtCTCCCGGACTTGTGCTCACGTGGTTCCTCGTGCCTCTTCCTGCCAGCACGATTCCCCGAAAGGAAGCCCCCTTTACCGGAGCTACAGCGGCTCCTGGTGGTGGATTCATGAGCAACGTATGCGGCGACAGAACAGCGATACCCGAGTACATTGTGATTCTACTCCCTCTCGTGTGCGACTCGGAAGTGACGACGCTGCTCGCCCATCCATTGCAGCCGTCGACGCTGCTCGGTGGGACCCGGTGTGGCCGCATTGTGCAGTGGTCCAGCGGGCAGGTATGGGCACAGATGGAGCCGCGCCGGCTGCTGGAACGGGCGTTGGCTACGACGGGCACCACGACAACTCTCCTGCTTCCACCCCAGCGACCAGTCCATTCGTCGTTTCCGTCGCCGCAGGCACACCAGGccccggtgctgcgcatGGCGATTCACGGGGACGCTAGCTGTCACCGTCTCTACTCCATCAGCCAAGAGGGCAAGGTGTGCACCTGGACAGCgttgcagccgctgcacccAACGGCGTCCTACCTGTCGTACCTCGGGATTCAGCCGATGGGCAGTATTGGGGTAACGGCGCAGTTCGTGGAGCGGGCCGGCACCGACGCCATGACAAAGGTGTTCATTGGCACCACCTCTGGTGCGCTTCTCGTCGGCGCGAATAGGGATGCGAAGTCGATCGAGCTTCAGTACTACGGCCCGCCACGTCCGTTGCCGACCTCGTCGACAGTTATTGGGACACTCGATGTCACCGCCACGCTGGCGTACCCGaacaccgccgcagcggcttCTACCGCTTCGTCTCGTGACGTCGCaggtgccgcgccgccgacgcCTGTGACAGGCTCTCTCGAGTACCCCACGGGTGCTGCGGCTTCTGTTCCTGAACAAGGCATGTaccaccgcctcgccgcgATGTCATCGTCATCACTAGCgaccgccacggcagcgcgccgtGTCCTGGCTcctgcactgcagccgcaccgagGTCGCATCGTCTCGATGTCTTTGCAGACGGCAGCCAACGGTCTGCGGGGTTGTGACTGTGTCGTTTCCGCGGCGACGgacggcagctgcgtcgcctgGTTTGACCGCTCCGTCACCCCGCTCGAGGGCTTCTCCTCGGCCGTGACGAGCGTCTGCTGGTCACCGACGAAGCCCGgcgtcctcgctgccggTGATGCCAGCGGGCTGGTGACCGTGTGGGCCGTGAACACGAGCATAATTACACCTGTGGCGACCGTGTCGCTGCGTGAAGCAGGCCATCGCGTTCGTGGCAACACGTCATCGGACGGCGTCCTCTGGGTAGTCTCAGGGCCGAGCGATGTAGCTGCGGGAGCAGGCGGCGTCACCGCCGGTGGTGGCACCTTTGGCTTTGACGGTGACGACGATGAGGCTGACGTCGTCGACAGCGAGAATGTAGATGCTTCGCTGGGCCAAGCGGACGTTGTAGGCGCGGCCATCAGCTCTGTATTCTTTTCCTGCGACGGGCAGTGGCTGTTCGCGAGTACGGCGAGAGGGTACGTGTACACTCTGCACTTGGCCGCGTCATTGGTGTAG
- a CDS encoding hypothetical protein (TriTrypDB/GeneDB-style sysID: LpmP.14.1110), which translates to MGLSCALTSGLSLRGFSNTPARLGRSAGILHSSKLCFARFEARVPGKPHDASHSAVRLHGTVTAFKHRRGYGFVLAEGIAAPAHPLKRRYVALEPQAAATGDKDVKLQQDCLTSLGPAEAGKELPKCFFFTRSALLGGFYVTEGERVSFAVTPVRPGKGINRRVAGNSLRSRKNDGDHAVLASTDAAEFSLDSPEGGSEENSDASTRDTQSQANHIAVDLRYYDANTGKETPISPLTLYGKVVEWDAAEGLGMIAELDTRRQYHEDAPRFPFSSENVDLALGAELRPGRYVRFCLGPAAPVPSGGSEDFTATATTDAGASADVGEGVELEAQRVIIDASMERRKGAVGRPLILADAAPGTMTSESRFCGVVRELRADAFGFIQDDLSGESIFFHLSSASSRVKAGDRVTYVLREIEHGKHAGKKACYDVLVDQTAASRAPGVASDGGGAAAGAGDADGYHQRHAAERRSKVAHDEDDLDFELLD; encoded by the coding sequence ATGGGTTTGAGCTGCGCGCTGACGAGTGGACTCTCGCTTCGTGGCTTCTCGAACACCCCTGCTCGACTCGGCCGTAGCGCTGGTATTCTGCATAGCTCTAAACTCTGTTTCGCACGTTTTGAGGCGCGTGTGCCAGGCAAGCCGCACGATGCGAGCCACAGCGCTGTGCGTCTGCACGGCACCGTGACGGCCTTCAAGCATCGTCGCGGCTACGGCTTTGTCCTGGCTGAGGGTATtgctgcacctgcgcaccCTCTCAAGCGCAGGTACGTCGCTCTTGAGCCTCAGGCCGCGGCGACTGGCGACAAGGACGTTAAATTGCAGCAGGACTGTTTGACGTCGCTGGGGCCGGCGGAGGCGGGCAAGGAGCTGCCGAagtgtttttttttcacccGCAGCGCACTTCTGGGGGGCTTCTACGTGACAGAGGGGGAGCGGGTTTCGTTTGCGGTTACTCCAGTGCGCCCAGGGAAGGGGATCAATCGTCGAGTAGCGGGAAACTCGCTCAGAAGCCGTAAGAACGACGGCGATCACGCAGTCTTGGCCTCTACCGATGCGGCCGAGTTCTCGCTGGACAGTCCAGAAGGGGGGTCAGAAGAGAACAGTGACGCCTCCACGCGCGACACCCAATCTCAGGCGAATCACATCGCCGTCGATCTCCGGTACTACGACGCCAACACCGGAAAGGAGACGCCGATATCTCCGCTGACACTCTACGGGAAAGTTGTAGAGTGGGATGCGGCGGAAGGTCTTGGCATGATTGCCGAGCTGGacacgcggcggcagtaTCACGAAGATGCGCCGCGCTTCCCCTTTTCGTCAGAGAATGTGGATCTCGCCTTAGGCGCCGAGCTGCGCCCCGGCCGCTACGTGCGCTTCTGTCTAGGGCCTGCCGCTCCTGTGcccagtggcggcagtgaaGACTTCACGGCGACAGCCACGACTGACGCAGGTGCCTCTGCCGACGTCGGAGAGGGCGTGGAgctcgaggcgcagcgcgtcATTATTGACGCATCGATGGAGCGCCGCAAGGGCGCCGTTGGCCGCCCGCTCATATTGGCCGACGCCGCTCCGGGAACAATGACGAGTGAGTCTCGGTTCTGTGGCGTGGTGCGAGAGCTGAGGGCTGATGCCTTCGGCTTCATCCAGGACGACCTAAGCGGTGAGTCCATCTTCTTCCACTTATCAAGCGCATCTTCAAGGGTGAAAGCGGGCGACCGGGTCACGTATGTGCTCCGCGAGATTGAGCATGGCAAGCATGCCGGCAAGAAGGCGTGCTATGACGTCCTTGTTGATCAGACGGCCGCGAGTCGTGCACCCGGCGTAGCcagcgatggaggaggggcggcggcgggtgcCGGGGATGCGGATGGTTACCACCAGAGACATGCGGCAGAGCGTCGCTCAAAGGTAGCCCACGATGAGGACGACTTGGACTTTGAACTCCTTGACTAA
- a CDS encoding tub family protein-like protein (TriTrypDB/GeneDB-style sysID: LpmP.14.1120): MNAVIPAKLTEDVVRCAFGSDTAPSLASGAVAGESGACPGSGRACSIIMPTCKEGSDAASMYSMSQSVLPMDPRERIYYRPRRHLLQCYLERRKLKGHGITSLLPGTRKSFQFFLECTNDFVLAAVPRSLRSRIKVEDTSSGASGQLYPVTQGGTNIVFTINQQQLDGDTRSFVGKLSRRGNGMEMVMFSEGSKATRKEILAVLLHNFADTSQSSLTVLLPAIDPASGYIKPLEGGEVKFLRNGRGSLGEATENSDDDVDPAYLTTSSAAPSSVPVGDSSRANSASSLNSGETCGRQKKRCSHGVLASEYRRSPCSPSIVVLNSKTPEWDGVLRGHKLDFHGRATKASEKNFQLVAASDPGKVVMLFGKQSDDRFALDFRYPLCGLQAAAIATTVMTARKAII, encoded by the coding sequence ATGAATGCCGTGATTCCAGCAAAGTTGACGGAGGACGTCGTGCGGTGCGCCTTTGGCAGCGACACTGCACCGTCACTTGCCAGTGGGGCGGTCGCAGGAGAAAGCGGTGCATGCCCGGGTAGCGGGCGCGCGTGTAGTATCATCATGCCCACATGCAAGGAGGGAAGCGACGCCGCCTCTATGTACAGCATGTCGCAGTCAGTGCTGCCAATGGACCCGCGTGAGCGCATCTACTACCGCCCCCGGCGCCATTTACTGCAGTGCTACCTGGAGCGGCGCAAGCTCAAGGGCCACGGAAtcacatcgctgctgcccggAACCCGCAAGTCCTTTCAGTTTTTCCTAGAGTGCACAAACGACTTTGTACTAGCCGCCGTCCCGCGCAGTCTTAGGTCACGTATAAAGGTCGAGGATACATCGAGTGGGGCCAGTGGGCAGTTGTACCCTGTCACGCAAGGCGGCACCAACATTGTGTTCACTAtcaatcagcagcagctggacgGTGACACGCGCAGCTTCGTCGGCAAGCTCTCGCGGCGCGGCAATGGGATGGAGATGGTGATGTTTAGCGAGGGCAGCAAGGCGACTCGGAAGGAGATTCTCGCGGTTCTTCTGCACAACTTCGCCGACACAAGTCAGTCGTCGCTtacagtgctgctgccggctaTCGACCCGGCGTCTGGGTACATCAAACCACTGGAGGGCGGCGAGGTCAAATTCCTGCGCAACGGCCGCGGGAGCCTCGGTGAGGCGACGGAGAACTctgacgacgacgtcgacCCGGCGTATTTGACCACGTCGAGCGCGGCCCCAAGCAGCGTGCCTGTGGGCGACTCTTCCAGGGCAAACAGCGCGTCTTCACTAAACAGCGGCGAGACATGTGGTCGGCAAAAAAAGCGGTGTTCGCACGGGGTGCTGGCCAGCGAGTACCGGAGAAGCCCCTGCAGTCCAAGCATAGTTGTCCTCAACAGCAAGACGCCTGAATGGGATGGCGTGCTGCGTGGGCACAAACTTGACTTCCACGGACGCGCCACGAAGGCGAGTGAGAAGAACTTCCAGCTCGTCGCCGCCTCTGATCCGGGGAAGGTGGTCATGCTCTTCGGTAAGCAGAGCGACGACCGCTTTGCCCTCGACTTCCGCTACCCGCTCTGCGGCCTTCAAGCAGCCGCGATCGCGACCACAGTTATGACGGCTCGCAAGGCGATCATTTGA
- a CDS encoding hypothetical protein (TriTrypDB/GeneDB-style sysID: LpmP.14.1130) — protein MRQLGGSALLARYCTRRVGPCCSGSICSSRGIASTATVSPSTSNGAEAAAASAARLARAAQIRRRELLFQWMRRLVVPAFSIYGLFLLRPTEGHFLRYVAERRHLDTTFNAWFPPVAVGSPANSGSKKALAAREQTPASVSSLTGRTDAKGGASSLLPEAAATAFRSERDREWASKRFHYKKGSEDEERVASRCLLFARDRVHLPDDTVVETIRSRSEQLEEIRALREHPPMHLLSEQLNTIAEESHRYAAALAAAVVQPAAAVSMPPQVEIQFEDRTLFATAAIVFRDRDGRVVRAMRFIGACGMIWKEVA, from the coding sequence ATGCGGCAGTTGGGAGGCAGTGCGCTGCTTGCTCGCTACTGCACCCGGAGAGTGGGACCGTGCTGTAGTGGCTCGatttgcagcagcaggggcatCGCCAGCACCGCAACCGTGTCCCCTTCGACTTCAAATGGCGCcgaagccgctgcagctAGCGCGGCGCGGCTAGCTCGTGCAGCTCAGATCCGGCGCAGAGAGTTACTCTTTCAGTGGATGCGCCGTCTCGTTGTGCCTGCCTTTTCCATCTACGGCCTGTTCCTTCTCCGACCGACCGAGGGCCATTTCTTACGCTACGTTGCcgagcggcggcacctgGATACGACCTTCAACGCGTGGTTCCCCCCTGTCGCCGTGGGTAGTCCGGCCAATTCTGGTTCGAAGAAAGCCCTTGCTGCGAGAGAACAGACGCCGGCGAGCGTGTCTTCACTGACGGGAAGGACAGACGCGAAAGGAGGAGCTTCATCATTGCTGCCGGAGGCAGCCGCGACGGCGTTTCGAAGCGAGCGCGATCGCGAGTGGGCGTCGAAGCGCTTCCACTACAAGAAGGGCAGTGAAGATGAGGAGCGTGTAGCCAGCAGGTGCCTCTTGTTCGCACGCGACCGCGTGCACTTGCCGGACGACACTGTCGTGGAGACTATCCGCAGCCGGTCCGAGCAGCTGGAAGAGATccgcgcgctgcgcgagcACCCCCCCATGCACCTACTCAGCGAACAGCTCAACACAATCGCTGAGGAGAGTCATCGGTatgctgctgcactcgctgctgctgtcgtacAGCCGGCAGCCGCGGTCTCTATGCCACCTCAAGTCGAAATCCAGTTTGAGGATCGCACTCTctttgccaccgccgccattgTTTTCCGAGACCGCGACGGCCGCGTCGTGCGTGCGATGCGGTTCATTGGTGCGTGCGGTATGATTTggaaggaggtggcgtgA
- the ENOL gene encoding enolase (TriTrypDB/GeneDB-style sysID: LpmP.14.1140), with the protein MPIQKMYAREVLDSRGNPTVEVEVMTEVGVFRSAVPSGASTGVHEACELRDGDKTVYCGAGCTKAVRNVNEILAPALLGKEVSDQTGLDKLMCELDGTKNKSKLGANAILGCSMAISKAAAAAAGVPLYLYIARLAGTKQICLPVPCFNVINGGKHAGNALPFQEFMIAPTKAVSFREALRMGSEVYHALKLIIKKKYGQDAVNVGDEGGFAPPIKHIDEPLPILMEAIEKAGHKGKFAICMDCAASEAYDADKKMYNLTFKNPEPTYVSAKQLQETYERWVAEYPLVSIEDPFAEDNFDEFAAITKALTGKAQIVGDDLTVTNVDRVKMAIEKSACNSLLLKINQIGTISESIAAAKLCMENGWSVMVSHRSGETEDTYIADLSVGLGTGQIKTGAPCRGERTAKLNQLLRIEEEIGSASKYGYSGWA; encoded by the coding sequence ATGCCGATCCAGAAGATGTACGCCCGCGAGGTGCTCGACTCTCGCGGCAACCCGACCGTGGAGGTCGAGGTGATGACGGAGGTCGGCGTGTTCCGCTCCGCTGTGCCGTCCGGCGCGTCGACTGGCGTGCACGAGGCGTgcgagctgcgcgacggcgACAAAACGGTCTACTGTGGCGCCGGGTGCACGAAGGCAGTGAGGAACGTGAACGAGATCCTTGCGCCGGCGCTTCTGGGCAAGGAGGTGTCGGACCAGACCGGACTCGATAAGCTGATGTGCGAGTTGGACGGGACGAAGAACAAGAGCAAGCTCGGCGCGAACGCGATTCTGGGCTGCTCGATGGCGATCAGCAaagccgctgcggcagcggctggcgTGCCGCTGTACTTGTACATCGCGCGGCTCGCCGGGACGAAGCAGATTTGCCTGCCTGTGCCGTGCTTCAATGTGATCAACGGTGGCAAGCACGCCGGCAATGCGCTGCCATTTCAGGAGTTCATGATTGCACCGACGAAGGCGGTGTCGTTccgcgaggcgctgcgcatggGCTCGGAGGTGTACCACGCGCTCAAGCTGATCATCAAGAAGAAGTACGGCCAGGACGCTGTGAACGTTGGCGATGAGGGTGGCTTCGCGCCACCGATCAAGCACATCGACGAACCGCTGCCGATCCTGATGGAGGCGATCGAGAAGGCCGGGCACAAGGGCAAGTTCGCAATCTGCATGGACTGCGCCGCGAGCGAGGCGTACGACGCGGACAAGAAGATGTACAACTTGACATTCAAGAACCCCGAGCCGACGTACGTGTCCGCGAaacagctgcaggagaccTACGAGCGCTGGGTCGCGGAGTACCCGCTGGTGTCCATCGAGGACCCGTTCGCGGAGGACAACTTCGACGAGTTCGCGGCGATCACGAAGGCTCTCACCGGGAAGGCGCAGATCGTCGGTGATGACCTGACGGTGACGAACGTGGATCGCGTGAAGATGGCGATCGAGAAATCTGCGTGCaactcgctgctgctgaagatCAACCAGATCGGCACGATCAGCGAATCGATCGCGGCGGCAAAGCTGTGCATGGAGAACGGGTGGTCTGTGATGGTgtcgcaccgcagcggcgagacGGAGGACACGTACATCGCCGACCTGTCCGTGGGCCTTGGCACCGGCCAGATCAAGACCGGCGCGCCGTGCCGCGGCGAGCGCACAGCGAAGCTGaaccagctgctgcgcatcgaggaggagatcggCTCCGCATCCAAGTACGGCTACTCCGGCTGGGCGTAA